In one Prochlorococcus marinus XMU1404 genomic region, the following are encoded:
- the secA gene encoding preprotein translocase subunit SecA: MLKLLLGDPNTRKLKRYQPIVEEINFLEEDISQLTDDELRKETQNLKSKISSELDLKKQKELLEKFLPKAFAIVREASKRVLDMRHFDVQLIGGMVLHECQIAEMKTGEGKTLVATLPCYLNALTGKGVHVVTVNDYLARRDAEWMGQVHRFLGLSVGLIQQDMNPVERKKNYDCDITYATNSELGFDYLRDNMSTDINEVVQRKFNYCVIDEVDSILIDEARTPLIISGQVERPQEKYQKAAELSLALIKAKELSKDGIDPEGDYEVDEKQRSCILTDQGFAKCEEYLGVNDLYNPQDPWAHYITNALKAKELFIKDVNYIIKNDEAVIVDEFTGRVMPGRRWSDGQHQAIEAKESLKIQPETQTLASITYQNFFLLYPGLAGMTGTAKTEEVEFEKTYKLESTVIPTNQIRKRQDWSDQVFKTETGKWKAVAKETAQIHRDGRPVLVGTTSVEKSELLSSLLSEEKIPHNLLNAKPENVEREAEIVAQAGRAGAVTIATNMAGRGTDIILGGNSDYMARLKLKEILIPLLVKPDNEHKPPIPRQKSTKSKGGFSKKAVSNLKKNILTSSTSLFPCKLDEEIEKKLSTLSNKLVENWGDRQLSVLELDDRIATAAEKAPTDDSLIKLLRESLSEVKEEYEKVLIHEEEKVREAGGLHVIGTERHESRRVDNQLRGRAGRQGDLGSTRFFLSLEDNLLRIFGGDRVANLMNAFRVDEDMPIESGMLTRSLESAQKKVETYYYDIRKQVFEYDEVMNNQRKAVYSERLRVLQGIDLKRQVIGYGERTMSEIVEAYINPDLPPEEWNIDQLISKVKEFIYLLDDLKADDINLLSIEELKNYLQEQLRIAYDLKESQIEKIRPGLMREAERFFILQQIDNLWREHLQSMDSLRESVGLRGYGQKDPLIEYKNEGYDMFLEMMTNMRRNVIYSMFMFQPKTDKDDKN; this comes from the coding sequence ATGCTAAAACTTTTGTTGGGAGATCCGAATACACGAAAGTTAAAGCGCTATCAACCAATAGTAGAAGAGATAAATTTTTTAGAAGAAGATATTTCTCAATTGACTGATGATGAGCTAAGAAAAGAAACTCAAAATCTTAAATCAAAGATTTCATCAGAATTAGATTTAAAAAAACAAAAAGAACTCTTGGAAAAATTTCTTCCTAAAGCCTTTGCAATAGTAAGAGAAGCAAGTAAACGCGTTCTTGATATGAGGCATTTTGATGTTCAGTTAATAGGCGGGATGGTTTTACATGAGTGTCAAATTGCTGAGATGAAGACTGGAGAGGGAAAAACTCTTGTAGCAACATTACCTTGTTATTTAAATGCCCTTACTGGAAAAGGTGTTCATGTTGTTACTGTAAACGATTATTTAGCTAGAAGAGATGCAGAGTGGATGGGACAAGTTCATCGTTTTTTAGGTTTATCCGTTGGTTTAATTCAGCAAGATATGAACCCAGTTGAGAGAAAGAAAAATTATGATTGTGATATAACTTATGCCACAAATTCCGAATTAGGATTTGATTATTTAAGAGATAATATGTCCACCGATATTAATGAGGTAGTTCAAAGAAAATTCAATTACTGTGTAATTGACGAGGTTGATTCAATATTAATTGATGAGGCAAGAACGCCTCTAATAATTTCTGGCCAAGTCGAAAGACCGCAAGAAAAATATCAAAAAGCTGCAGAATTATCTCTGGCATTAATCAAAGCCAAAGAATTAAGCAAAGATGGTATTGATCCAGAAGGGGATTATGAAGTTGATGAAAAGCAGAGAAGTTGTATATTAACTGATCAGGGTTTTGCAAAATGTGAAGAGTATTTGGGAGTCAATGATTTATATAATCCTCAAGATCCTTGGGCGCATTACATAACTAACGCTTTAAAAGCCAAAGAATTATTTATTAAAGATGTAAATTATATTATTAAGAACGATGAGGCTGTGATAGTGGATGAATTTACTGGTAGGGTGATGCCAGGAAGGCGTTGGAGTGATGGACAACATCAAGCAATAGAAGCAAAAGAGAGTCTGAAAATTCAGCCTGAGACTCAAACATTAGCATCCATAACTTATCAGAATTTTTTCCTTTTATATCCTGGTTTAGCAGGAATGACAGGAACAGCAAAAACTGAAGAGGTTGAATTTGAAAAAACTTATAAATTGGAATCAACAGTCATACCGACAAATCAAATAAGAAAAAGGCAAGATTGGTCCGATCAAGTATTCAAGACAGAGACTGGTAAATGGAAAGCGGTTGCTAAAGAAACTGCACAAATTCATAGAGATGGCAGACCTGTTTTAGTAGGTACAACAAGTGTTGAAAAAAGTGAATTATTAAGTTCACTTTTATCTGAAGAAAAAATCCCACATAATTTGTTAAATGCTAAACCAGAGAACGTTGAACGTGAGGCAGAAATTGTTGCTCAGGCAGGAAGAGCAGGTGCTGTTACTATCGCGACTAATATGGCTGGAAGGGGAACAGATATAATTCTTGGTGGTAACAGTGACTATATGGCAAGACTGAAATTAAAAGAAATTTTAATTCCCTTATTAGTAAAGCCTGATAATGAGCATAAGCCACCAATCCCTAGACAAAAAAGTACAAAATCTAAGGGTGGTTTTTCTAAAAAAGCTGTTTCAAATTTGAAAAAGAACATTTTAACTTCTTCAACTAGTCTTTTCCCTTGCAAGCTTGATGAAGAAATTGAAAAGAAACTCTCAACCTTATCAAATAAACTTGTGGAAAACTGGGGAGATAGACAACTTTCTGTTTTGGAGCTGGATGACAGGATAGCGACAGCTGCAGAAAAAGCACCGACCGATGATAGTTTAATAAAGCTTTTGAGAGAATCTTTATCAGAAGTAAAAGAAGAATATGAAAAAGTTTTGATTCATGAAGAAGAAAAAGTTAGAGAAGCCGGCGGATTACATGTAATCGGTACTGAGAGACATGAATCAAGAAGAGTGGATAATCAACTTAGAGGTAGAGCAGGCAGACAAGGTGATCTTGGAAGTACAAGATTCTTTTTATCCTTAGAAGATAACTTATTAAGAATTTTTGGAGGTGATAGAGTAGCAAATCTAATGAATGCTTTTAGGGTTGATGAAGATATGCCTATCGAGTCTGGAATGCTTACTAGATCTTTAGAAAGTGCGCAAAAAAAAGTAGAGACTTACTACTACGATATTAGAAAACAAGTTTTCGAGTATGACGAAGTAATGAATAATCAAAGAAAGGCAGTTTATAGTGAAAGATTAAGAGTTTTGCAAGGAATTGATTTAAAGAGGCAAGTAATAGGATATGGAGAAAGAACAATGAGTGAAATTGTAGAAGCTTATATTAATCCTGATCTTCCTCCTGAAGAATGGAATATTGATCAATTAATTTCTAAAGTTAAAGAATTTATTTATTTATTAGATGATCTTAAAGCGGATGATATTAATTTATTATCAATAGAAGAATTAAAAAACTATCTTCAAGAGCAGTTGAGAATTGCTTATGATTTAAAAGAATCTCAAATAGAAAAGATTCGTCCAGGATTAATGAGAGAAGCTGAAAGATTTTTTATTTTGCAGCAAATTGATAATTTATGGCGCGAACATCTTCAATCTATGGATTCCTTAAGGGAATCAGTTGGTTTGCGAGGTTATGGTCAAAAAGATCCTTTAATTGAATATAAAAATGAAGGTTACGATATGTTTCTAGAAATGATGACTAATATGAGACGAAATGTTATTTATTCAATGTTTATGTTTCAGCCTAAAACTGACAAAGACGATAAAAATTAA